The segment CCGGCATCGCCCGGTCAGCGGCGACAGACCTCAGCCATCTGATTACGAGGATTCACATGACCAGCCACGGAACGCTCGGCGTAGCCGTCATCGGAACCGGCAAGATGGGCGCCGACCACGTCCGCCGCCTCACGGACGTGACAAGCGGCGCCCGGGTCGCCGCCGTGGTCGACATCGACGCCGAGCGCGTCAAGGCGATCGCCGACGGCATCGAGGGCTGCGCCGCGTACACCGACCCGGCCGAGGCGATGGCCGACCCGAACGTGGGCGCCGTACTCATCGCCTCGCCCGGTCCGGCGCACGAGGCCGCGCTGCTGGCCGCGTTCGAGGCGGACCTGCCGGTGCTGTGCGAGAAGCCGCTCACCCCGGACGCCGCCTCGGCGCTGCGGGTGCTGGAGGCGGAACAGAAGCTCGGCCACCGCCTGGTGCAGGTCGGCTTCATGCGCCGCTACGACCGCGAGTACATGAAGCTCAAGGCCCTGCTGGACAGCGGCGAGCTGGGCCGCACCCTGATGCTGCACAACCGCCACCGCAACGCCGAGGTGCCGCCCGGCTACACCAACCAGATGCTCATCAACGACTCCGTCGTGCACGAGATGGACATCACCCGCTGGCTGCTGGACCAGGAGATCACCTCCGTCACCGTGCTGCGCCCCCGGCCGTCCGGCAACGCGCCCGAGGGGCTGGACGATCCGCAGCTGGTCATCTTCGAGACCGACGGCGGCGTGCTGGTCGACGTCGAGATCAACGTCCGCTGCCGGTTCGGCTACCAGGTGCAGGCCGAGGCCGTGTGCGAGAACGGCACCGCCCGGATGGGCGACATGCACGACCTGCTGGTCAACCATGCCGGCCGCTGGGGCGGCACCATCGCCCCGGACTACGTCGAGCGCTTCGAGGACGCCTACGACCGCGAGGTGCAGGCCTGGGTCGACGCGACCCGGCGCGGCGAGGTCACCGGTCCGAGCGTCTGGGACGGCTACGCGACCGCCGCCGTGTGCGAGGCGGGCGTACGGGCCCAGAGCGAGGGCCGGCGGGTCGAGGTCGAGCTGGTCGAGCGCCCCGCGCTGTACCGGAGCTGATTCGACGCGCGCTCCGGGCGCGCTCTGTCCCCCACGGCATCCACGGAAGGGTGTTCACCCTCATGCGTATCGCACAGCTCGGAGTCGGCCGCATCGGCACCTTTCACGCCGCGGCGCTCCACGACCACGCCGACGTAAGCGAGTTGCTGATAGCCGACGCCGATCCGGCGCGGGCCAGGGAGGCGGCCGACCGGCTCGGGGCCGGCGCCCGGGGCCTCGGTTCCGTGGACGAGGTCTTCGCCCCGGGCGCGGTGGACGCCGTCGTCATCACCTCGGCCACCGCCGCCCACGCCGACCTGATCGGCCGCGCCGCACGTGCGGGCCTGCCCGCGTTCTGCGAGAAGCCGATCGCACTGGACCTGCCCGGCACGATGGCCGCCCTGCGCGAGGTGGAGAACGCCGGCACCGTCCTCCAGATGGGCTTCCAGCGCCGCTTCGACGCGGGCTACCGCGCCGCCCGCGAAGCCGTACTGGCGGGCCGCATCGGACGGCTGCACACCGCCCGCGCGCTGACCTCGGACATGGCCCCTCCCCCGGCGGAGTTCATCCCGCTGTCCGGCGGGCTGTACCGGGACTGCCTGGTCCATGACTTCGACATCATCCGCTGGGTCACCGGCCACGAGATCACCGAGGTCTACGCGATCGGCGCGAACGGCGGCGCCGACTTCTTCCGCGAGGCGGGCGACGTGGACACCGCCGCCGTGCTGCTCACCCTGGACGGCGGGGCGCTGGCCACCGCCACCTCGACCCGCTACAACGGGGCGGGCCACGACGTCCGGCTGGAGCTGTGCGGGACGCTGGACACCGTCGCGGTGGGCGTGGACTGCCGCACCCCGGTGACCTCGCTGGAGCCCGGCTCCGCGCCCGGCGTGCCCAAGCCGTGGACCGGCTTCCTGGAGCGGTTCGGTCCTGCCTACCGGGCGGAGCTCGCGGCCTTCGTGAGCGTCGTGCGCGGCGAGCTCGCCAATCCCTGCGACGGGCGCGACGCCCTCGCGGCCCTTCTCGTCGCCGAGGCCTGCGAGGTCTCCCGGCACGAACGGCGGCCGGTCTCGGTCGCCGACATAGCGGAACAGGCCGGCAAGCTCGCCGGCGGAACGGAGATCGCGGCATGACCCTCAACCTCGGCCCCGACCGCGTGGCGGCGGCGCCCATCTCATGGGGCGTGTGCGAGGTCCCCGGCTGGGGCCACCAGATGGCGCCCTCGCGGGTGCTGCGCGAGATGGCCGAACTCGGCCTGACCGCGACCGAGTTCGGCCCCGACGGCTTCCTCCCGGACGCCCCCGCCGACAAGGCCGCCACCCTCGCCGCGCACGGCATGACGGCGGTCGGCGGCTTTGTCCCGGTGATCCTGCACGACCCCTCGCACGACCCGCTGCCCGCGGTGCGTACCGCCCTTGAGGGCTTCACGGCGGCCGGCGCCGGCACCCTCGTGCTGGCCGCCGCCACCGGCCTGGACGGCTACAACACCCGGCCCGAGCTGGACGAGACCGGCTGGAAGACCCTGCTGGCCAACCTCGACCGCCTCGCCGACCTCGCCGCCTCCGTCGGCATCACCGGCTCCCTGCACCCGCACGTCGGCACCATGATCGAGGGCCCCGACGAGGTCGACCGGGTCCTCGAAGGCAGCGGCATCGGCCTGTGCCTCGACACCGGCCACCTGCTCATCGGTGGCACCGACCCGGTCGAGCTGGCCCGCCGCGCCGCCGACCGGGTCGTCCACGTCCACCTCAAGGACGTCGACCCGGCCGCCGCCGCCGAGGTCCGCGCCGGCCGCGCCACCTACACCGGCGCCGTCGCCGACGGCATGTACCGCCCCCTCGGCCAGGGCGGCGTCGACCTCCCCGCGCTCGTCGGAGCCCTGGAGTCCGCAGGCTACGGCGGCTGGTACGTCATGGAGCAGGACGCCGTCCTCAGCGCCGAACCCGACGCGGACGGCGGCCCGGTCGCCGACGTACGCGCCTCGCTCGCCTGGCTGTCGGCCCTCTAGGGCCTGCCGGAGCCTGCGCCTTCCTGAAAGCCGGTCACCCCTCCGGCGCGTAGTGCTCCGGCTTGCCGCGCTCCGACAGCGGCGGCAGGTTGCGCCGGGGGGTCTCGACCAGTTCGGCGCCGGCCACCTCGCCGCGGGCCCGGCGCCAGCCCGCCCGCGCCCGCGGGTGGTAACGGCGGTCGTGCGGGACGAGCTTGAACACGGCGCTGATCGCCCGGCAGGCACCCCGGTGCCGCCGGGCGTCCCGCCGCGACCACGTGAAGCCGAGCAGGTCCCGTACCTCCTGGTCGTAGAGCCCGATGGTGAACCAGACGAAACCCCGCCCGATCAGCGCGCCGGCCGGGCGCCACATCGCCTGCGGCAGCCACGGCAGAAACGGCGGCCTCGCGATCCCGGTTATGTCGAGCACGTCCCGGGTGGCCTTGTTGTCCTCCAGCACCTGCGCGCACATGTGCTTCCAGTAGCGCTGGAAGTCCTCCCAGCTCTCCGGCACCGGCCGCATGCTCATGCCGTACATCCGGTACCACTGCACGTGCTCATCGAACAGCCGGCGCTTGTCCGCCTCGCCGATACCGCCCGTGAAGTGCTCCGCGATCAGCATCGCGCTCACGAAGAACGTGGAGTGCGCCCAGTAGAACGTGTCGGGATCCAGCGCGTGGTACCGGCGGCCCTGGGCGTCGACGCCCTTGATCCGCTCGTGGTAGCCGCGCACTTCCAGCGCGGTCCGGCGGGCGAGCGGGCCGTCGTAGACGACCC is part of the Streptomyces sp. NBC_01262 genome and harbors:
- a CDS encoding Gfo/Idh/MocA family protein; translated protein: MRIAQLGVGRIGTFHAAALHDHADVSELLIADADPARAREAADRLGAGARGLGSVDEVFAPGAVDAVVITSATAAHADLIGRAARAGLPAFCEKPIALDLPGTMAALREVENAGTVLQMGFQRRFDAGYRAAREAVLAGRIGRLHTARALTSDMAPPPAEFIPLSGGLYRDCLVHDFDIIRWVTGHEITEVYAIGANGGADFFREAGDVDTAAVLLTLDGGALATATSTRYNGAGHDVRLELCGTLDTVAVGVDCRTPVTSLEPGSAPGVPKPWTGFLERFGPAYRAELAAFVSVVRGELANPCDGRDALAALLVAEACEVSRHERRPVSVADIAEQAGKLAGGTEIAA
- a CDS encoding TIM barrel protein, with the translated sequence MTLNLGPDRVAAAPISWGVCEVPGWGHQMAPSRVLREMAELGLTATEFGPDGFLPDAPADKAATLAAHGMTAVGGFVPVILHDPSHDPLPAVRTALEGFTAAGAGTLVLAAATGLDGYNTRPELDETGWKTLLANLDRLADLAASVGITGSLHPHVGTMIEGPDEVDRVLEGSGIGLCLDTGHLLIGGTDPVELARRAADRVVHVHLKDVDPAAAAEVRAGRATYTGAVADGMYRPLGQGGVDLPALVGALESAGYGGWYVMEQDAVLSAEPDADGGPVADVRASLAWLSAL
- a CDS encoding oxygenase MpaB family protein; this translates as MTKALEPEPEQAPEPLGPDSLTWKYQGDWRGILTSLWAGSMQNMHPGLGAGVEQHSRFFEERWQRLLRSLYPIGGVVYDGPLARRTALEVRGYHERIKGVDAQGRRYHALDPDTFYWAHSTFFVSAMLIAEHFTGGIGEADKRRLFDEHVQWYRMYGMSMRPVPESWEDFQRYWKHMCAQVLEDNKATRDVLDITGIARPPFLPWLPQAMWRPAGALIGRGFVWFTIGLYDQEVRDLLGFTWSRRDARRHRGACRAISAVFKLVPHDRRYHPRARAGWRRARGEVAGAELVETPRRNLPPLSERGKPEHYAPEG
- a CDS encoding Gfo/Idh/MocA family protein, which codes for MTSHGTLGVAVIGTGKMGADHVRRLTDVTSGARVAAVVDIDAERVKAIADGIEGCAAYTDPAEAMADPNVGAVLIASPGPAHEAALLAAFEADLPVLCEKPLTPDAASALRVLEAEQKLGHRLVQVGFMRRYDREYMKLKALLDSGELGRTLMLHNRHRNAEVPPGYTNQMLINDSVVHEMDITRWLLDQEITSVTVLRPRPSGNAPEGLDDPQLVIFETDGGVLVDVEINVRCRFGYQVQAEAVCENGTARMGDMHDLLVNHAGRWGGTIAPDYVERFEDAYDREVQAWVDATRRGEVTGPSVWDGYATAAVCEAGVRAQSEGRRVEVELVERPALYRS